The nucleotide sequence GTGTTGAATATTGggcccctacacacacacacacacacacacacacacacacacacacacacacacacacaccacacacatacacacacacacacacgtgcgtgcGCACATacccctttccattttttctggCCCCTCACCACCCCTCACCTGGCTCTCCTAGCCTCCCAGTAATCTCTCCCCTTTTGCCCTCTCAGGTTCCACTGTGGTGGGCTATGGCCTCTACTGTTTCGTCTACAGCACATGGACAGGACGAACTGTGTACCTGGAGGATATCTACGTGATGCCGAAATATCGGGGTACTGGCTTGGATTACAGGCATTCCACTACTTTCCAAACATAAagtttccctccccccccctttttttttattatttctccttcTCACTAGGTGTCTATTCTCCTTCATCTAGGTGTCTATACCTCTCTCTCACTTTTGTCCTCACAATAGGTCTGGGGATTGGTTCCAAGATTGTCAAGAAAGTGGCTGAGGTGAGGAAATCTACCTGTGGATGGTTTGGGGGTTAGTTACTTGTATTTCTGAGTACAGGAGGCACTGGGGAGGTGAGAGGGGGGGTCTGAGAACTGGATATCTGGGCCTTTACCTCTCTAACCACTAGGTATATATGGAGTGACTTTCCTGCAGGTTGCCTTAGAGAGAGGCTGCTCCCAGTTCCGTCTAGCTGTTCTCGACTGGAACAAAAGTGCCATGGACTTCTACAAGACCAGAGGGGCCAAAGACCTCACTGTAGCAGAAGGCTGGCGTTTCTTTCGATTTGACAATGAAGCAATGAGAAAGCTGGTGAGGAATTGAGATGAGGTGTCTGGGTCCTTTAGAATCCAGGCATTTCCTTTAGATCTCCTTTCCCCCTCAGCTCTTATTCTACTCAGGTACATTGGAGTCCTGTTCCTATGGTCACCTGATTCAAGAGAGGGAAAAATGGTTGGGAATTTAAAATGTCCTaaagtaataaaagaaaatatcacAAAAGAAGGAAGTGTTTCTCCCTCTCCATTCGGAGATATTCTTTATGGTGAAAGTTGATGAAGGGGAAGGATCTTCTAGTATGGCATGAGAAGTGGAAGGGTAGAGGGTACAGAAGGGAAGTTGTTATGAGTTAATTTACACAGAGACTTATTTGGGCCAATTAGTATTAGTCTGCAAGGATACTTGCAGTGCAAGGTGTTAGCCCAAGATGTCCTCCCTAATGAAgttttagggaaaagaaaaagttgcaaacctttgccaaaaaaaaaaaaaaaggagctgagACACTGGAAGACCTGGCCTATAAATTCAATATTTGTTTCCTCCTGTGTGCTTGGCACTGGGGACAAAAGgatgattttaaaagtttaaaataaatattgaagaaaagggattggaaggaaggaaactatcactcagtcaaaaaagcatttatttggcactttttatgtgtcaggcactaggaaagggccaaggatacaaagataaaaagtggAACAGTCCTGTCCTTCACTCAGTTGGAGGCAGGCAAGAGCATATTATGAGCTTACATTCCAACAGGGGTGTAGAGGGGTTGAAGATATAAAATCCCCTCTACACCCCTgttggaatgtaagctcatttAACATAGGaattatctatttaaaaataatgaccaaaaaaagggctagataccatatttcaaaaaattgaaaaaaaaaattgcccagaaatcttagaaacagagggcaaagtcAAACTCGAAAGAACGTActagtcacctcctgaaaaaagtcCCAAAATTAAAGCACCCAGGAATGTCATAGAGGCCAGAGCTTCCATGACATAGGAAAAATACTACAaatatccaaaaagaaaaagttcaggTACTAAGGAGACACTgaaggatcacacaaaatttgcCAACTACCATCATAAAGGAGAGGGGAGCTTGGGATccaatattccaaaaagcaaaatgtaaaggcataaaaccaagaataatctatctAGAAAaactacagaggaaaaaaatagacttttaataaaatagaggatttctaAGCATTGCAGATTAAAAAGGTCAGAACTGAGTAGACATTTTGAAATGGAGATGCAGGAGCCAAGAGAAACACTTATACATTTGTTTAATCACAAGGGAATATGTGGGGATGAATTGTTTAAACATGCTGATAGGGAGATAAGAAACAAATGCTTTCTCAGAACCCTAATTTCTTTAAGAGTAATAGATGAAAGTAAGCCTATTAGAGGACTTGTGGGttattgagttctgttttgatGGTCTCTAGAGAACACAAATGTTAGTGATTAGGGAACTGACAAGGAGAGAATTAGCTGTCACATAACAAAAGAAGATGAGAATTTAAACATGCAGGAAGAAATAGGGAGAATATCCATCccatgaacctcactttcatctgaactgagCAAAGGAAGATCAGACACAATTAAATTTACATTTAAAGACCATATAAATAGAAATGCATTCAACTTAAAAGGAAGGGCAGggacaagggagagagagagatctgggtttgagagGGAGGATAAGGTGGGTAAGGGAATagtaataaacaaaacaaactccagTGCCCCAGAGAAGAACATCAAGGGTGgaggattaaaaagaagagaagaaaaagtaaaatctgagatggggaagggaaagggggcaaCAGAATAGAAACAGGCCACTTTGTTTCTAGATCATGTGACAGGCAAACTTCTTATCTTTTATCATCTTATTtgtaaaagggggtgggggggagggaggagtaaagagaagaaaaaatgccagaggagatggagggaaatttCACAATTAACAAATATAGCTGGTACCATGAATAGAAAGAACccttaaaatgcaaaatgatagcagaatgaatgagaaaacaatccagggatatgttgcttacaagaaacacacgaCACCAGACCCCTAGGTTCCAAACCAGGTGTCAGACTTGgatcctcactctcttctcccccaccctttgCACCACCTCTCAAatatgccttctctcctctgacactgccaccttcCTGGTGCAGTCCTTCATCTTCttatacctggactattgtaagaGCCTAGTGGTTGGTCTGCctacatcctccattcagctatcaaaatgatctAACTAAAGATTCCTGTGTCTCCCTATCACTTACAGAATACAATATGAAATCTTCTTGGtcattcaaagtccttcttaagctagctcccttctccccaacctttccagtcttcttaaacctttcaCCCTCGTTTTTCCTCTAACAAGACaccaagggcagccaggtggcacagtggatagagcaccagccctggagtcaggaggacctaagttccagacacttgctagctatgtgaccttggacaagtcacttgactccaaCCAGAGGCTACCTCTCAGCTTCAGGCACTTTCACTGATTATCCCCCAGGCAAAGAatgctcttccctcctcctctctacctcctgAATCCCCTGACTTCCTTAgggtttcagctaaaatcctatcttcagTAGGAAACTTTtctcaattcctcttaattctaatgtcttccctctatCGATTATTTCCTGGTTATCCTGTCAtagttgtacatagttgttttcttccccattagactgtgagttccttgaggacaaaggttatcttttgccattctttgtatccccagggcatGGCGCAATGTCTGGCCCATAGGAGGGgtgtaataaatgctcattagcTCACTGATCAACATAGAGTTAAAAATGAAGGGCTGGAacgaaatctgttttgcttcagctgaactcaaaaaagtaaatgtaacaagaTTTCAGATCAGGCTACGtagaaagataaatatgaatttaaaaaataagtaaaaaaattacattatggCTAAAGGCCCCATAGAAAAGGAATCAAAATTAATTGATACACATGCACCAaatagcatagcatctaaatatttaaagaaaaaacagttaATCGAATTGCAGGGAGAAACAGATAGCAAAACTATGACAGTAGGGGACCTCAGGGTGCCCCTTTTAGACCTCAGCAAATATAACCAAAAAAGCAAATAGGAAGTTAAGAACTTAAATAGAAGTTTAGAAAAATCAGAGACAATAGCTCTCTGGTGATTGCTGAATGAATATCAGCTGTACTTGGCACCTTTACCCCAGTATTGGAGCATAATGACCTCACttgtagaaaagcagaaacattaaaCATATTATATActgatcacgatgcaataaaagtTATATCAATAAGGGGTCGGTCTCAGAGAAAAGAATTAAGAAGTAATTGGAGATTAAATAGAATAATTCTAAAGAACTGGTGGGTTAAAGAATTATAGAAACAACAAAATTTcgacaaagaaaatgacaataatgagacaagtACCAAGACTTCTTAGGGGATAGCTAAAgcagttttggtttgtttttttggaagggggaaggtaggacaattgaggttaagtgacttgcccaaggtcacacagttagtacatatgtcaagtgtctgagggtgctAAAGTAGTTCTAAGGtaaaaatttaactttaaaatgctttcatcattaggaaaagaaaaagaacaaaacctAGGCAACATGGTGAAATTTCTGAAAattaaagattaataaaattgaaaaaaataaattaataaatctaggcattgttgttttaaaaaactaataaacATAAACTGCTAACCTCttttgaaaaaagagagaaaaggaattgtttgtattagaaaggaaaatggaaaattcacAACTGAAGAGTAAATAAAGGAAACTATCAAACTTTTGTGCAATTATATGCtaagaaaatatataatttagAGGAAATCGATGACTACTTAGAAAATCTAAAACACCTAGTcagcaaaagaagaaatagactatTTAAATAACCCAGTGTCAGATAAAGATACTGAGCAAGTCATAAATGAACTTCCAAGGACAAACTCCAGGACCGGATGGCCTTAAAAGTAAATCAGACATTCAAAGAACAATGTTGTACTAACTGCAATCatagtgaagaaagcacttttccAATATCTTCCTGTGATAGAGATAGAGTCTTAATACCTTAATACCTAAACaagggagaagaaacaaagcagagaaaggaaattatagactaatatccctaatgaacattgatgcaaaaattctaaaaaaaaaaaatctaaaaaatattctaaataaaaaattctaaaataaaataaaattctaaaataaaataatagcctATCAATAAATAGGCTATtagaaagattatacattatgacagtttataccaggaatatagggctggttcaatagcaacaacaacaaaagtaatacctaacatttatatagcacttaatatgGGCCCAGTACTAAAGCTAGTataattattagctcatttgagcttcacaataaccctgggaggtagatgctatcattatccccattttgcagaagaagaaactgaaacctattaacagaggttaaatgacttgcccatggtcacacagctaataaatgtctgaagctggatttgaactcagcttttctgactctagcccagtgctctatccacgtAGCTACTCCATATATAACATAAGGcaaactataaatataataaattatgttagcataaatgataaaatgattaaaaaccatatgattatgtcaatataTCCTAAAAAGACTTTTGACAAAATCCCATAACATGGTtaataatgtttatatagtgctgaAAGCAAACATGTAATTCATAAAAATGAGAGACTATTCCAATAAGAACAGTccttatcaccactgttatttaatATAATCCTAGAaaagcaatagcaataagacaaagacaaaatcaaggaAAGATGCagaggcaaagaaaataaaata is from Trichosurus vulpecula isolate mTriVul1 chromosome 7, mTriVul1.pri, whole genome shotgun sequence and encodes:
- the SAT2 gene encoding thialysine N-epsilon-acetyltransferase isoform X1 gives rise to the protein MAAVLIREATEGDCGAILKMIRELAEFEKLSDQVKISEGALKTDGFGENPFFHCLVAEIPPELGDARGSTVVGYGLYCFVYSTWTGRTVYLEDIYVMPKYRGLGIGSKIVKKVAEVALERGCSQFRLAVLDWNKSAMDFYKTRGAKDLTVAEGWRFFRFDNEAMRKLVRN